The Deltaproteobacteria bacterium genome window below encodes:
- a CDS encoding catalase, translating to MTAPSTQWREQIADDEEQRFARYAQGLVAAQRRREAAQGPGRALHRRQLLALAATLDVQDDLPAHARHGLFAAAGRHETLVRLSNGGMDRRSDGRPDVRGFAMRVFGVQGPNALGTGETASQDFTLINHTKFSAAKAADFVELVLALERGPLALLGHLIRRHGVLGALRAAKAAKAVIGKPFSGFATESFHTVVPFACGPYAARARLLPPPSRSPRAGASDDWAADLRAQLDLGPLSYRMQLQFFVDESTTPIEDASVDWPEAIAPYVDVATLTIAPQSFDDAEARQRESTAEAGRFDPWNALAEHRPLGDVMRARKVAYFASQQARGAA from the coding sequence ATGACGGCCCCATCGACCCAGTGGCGCGAGCAGATCGCCGACGACGAGGAGCAGCGCTTCGCTCGCTATGCGCAAGGGTTGGTCGCGGCCCAGCGGCGGCGCGAGGCCGCGCAAGGCCCGGGCCGGGCGCTGCACCGTCGTCAGCTGCTGGCACTCGCCGCCACCCTCGACGTGCAAGACGACCTGCCGGCGCATGCACGGCACGGCTTGTTCGCGGCGGCCGGGCGCCACGAGACGCTGGTGCGGCTTTCCAACGGCGGCATGGATCGCCGCAGCGATGGCCGACCCGACGTGCGGGGCTTCGCGATGCGCGTGTTCGGCGTGCAGGGGCCCAACGCGCTCGGCACCGGTGAGACGGCCTCGCAGGACTTCACGCTCATCAACCACACCAAGTTCTCCGCAGCCAAGGCCGCGGACTTCGTCGAGCTGGTGCTGGCGCTCGAACGCGGGCCGCTGGCGCTGCTCGGTCACCTCATTCGGCGGCACGGTGTGCTCGGGGCACTGCGCGCGGCCAAGGCGGCCAAGGCGGTGATCGGCAAGCCCTTCAGCGGCTTCGCGACCGAGTCGTTCCACACCGTGGTGCCGTTCGCGTGCGGGCCGTACGCGGCGCGGGCACGTCTGCTGCCGCCACCGTCACGCTCGCCGCGGGCCGGGGCGTCCGACGACTGGGCCGCCGATCTCCGCGCACAGCTCGACCTCGGCCCGCTGTCGTACCGCATGCAGCTGCAGTTCTTCGTCGACGAGTCGACCACACCGATCGAGGACGCCAGCGTCGACTGGCCCGAAGCGATCGCACCGTATGTCGACGTCGCGACGCTCACGATCGCGCCACAATCGTTCGACGATGCCGAGGCACGGCAGCGCGAGAGCACCGCCGAGGCGGGGCGCTTCGATCCGTGGAACGCGTTGGCGGAGCATCGCCCGCTGGGCGACGTCATGCGCGCGCGCAAG
- a CDS encoding sulfurtransferase TusA family protein produces MSMSEASTYRIDCRGQHCPAPIMATAKAARTLKARGGGVIEIAADDAAFPLDLRSWCTSSKAELVSLQTSGEQHLAVVRIIGADAGLSTAPPLLAPTPEPSANVAPRSESLDCRGMQCPQPILTLSRLAKSLPAGTEVEVMADDDAFQLDVASWCRTSGATLLSIERRGAEFHARVRVVGARRRGTPAMATPQIVTDPGSASLSSSSSLSSSSSLSSSSLRMTSLLELRLDGPPSGWMARLDEVARGSQAGQRLRVLADNPELSREIVQWCAAHGHALLGLDTRGPVAAELEMREPPPRVVTPPSTALAVREPAAVASSPHANRCTLLVLHNDQEALLAALLVAVGAASQGREVVMFFTFWGLNLLRGDTPNENAPHQKVSWMQRMLKWMMPKGPKHQALGKLNFGGMGKQMLDMIMKRNNIMSLQQLLESAEEQGIRFIACTMSMQVMGITKRDLQPRSNLEYGGVAAFVEAAHGSGMSLVF; encoded by the coding sequence ATGTCCATGTCCGAAGCCTCCACCTATCGCATCGACTGCCGCGGCCAGCACTGTCCCGCGCCCATCATGGCCACCGCCAAGGCGGCTCGCACGCTCAAGGCCCGCGGCGGCGGCGTCATCGAGATCGCGGCCGACGACGCCGCGTTCCCGCTCGATCTGCGCAGCTGGTGCACCTCGTCGAAGGCCGAGCTCGTGAGCCTGCAGACCAGCGGCGAGCAGCACCTCGCGGTCGTGCGCATCATCGGTGCCGACGCAGGGCTCTCGACCGCGCCGCCGCTGTTGGCCCCGACGCCGGAGCCCAGCGCCAACGTCGCGCCGCGCAGCGAGTCGCTCGATTGTCGCGGCATGCAGTGCCCGCAGCCGATCCTCACGCTGTCGCGACTCGCCAAGTCGTTGCCGGCCGGCACCGAGGTCGAGGTCATGGCCGACGACGACGCGTTCCAGCTCGACGTCGCCAGCTGGTGTCGGACCAGCGGCGCGACCCTGCTGTCGATCGAGCGCCGCGGCGCAGAGTTCCACGCCCGCGTGCGGGTGGTCGGTGCGCGCCGCCGCGGCACCCCGGCGATGGCGACACCGCAGATCGTGACCGACCCTGGCTCGGCCTCGCTGTCGTCGTCGTCGTCGCTGTCGTCGTCGTCGTCGCTGTCGTCGTCGTCGCTGCGCATGACCAGCCTGCTCGAGCTGCGCCTCGACGGCCCGCCGTCGGGCTGGATGGCCCGGCTCGACGAGGTCGCGCGCGGCAGCCAGGCGGGGCAGCGCCTGCGGGTACTCGCCGACAACCCGGAGCTGTCGCGGGAGATCGTGCAGTGGTGTGCCGCGCACGGCCACGCGTTGCTCGGGCTCGACACCCGCGGCCCGGTCGCGGCGGAGCTCGAGATGCGTGAGCCGCCGCCGCGGGTCGTGACGCCGCCGAGCACGGCCTTGGCGGTGCGTGAGCCCGCCGCGGTGGCGAGCTCGCCCCACGCCAACCGCTGCACGTTGCTGGTGCTGCACAACGATCAAGAGGCACTGCTGGCGGCGTTGTTGGTCGCCGTCGGTGCCGCCTCGCAGGGGCGCGAGGTCGTCATGTTCTTCACCTTCTGGGGCCTGAACCTCCTGCGCGGCGATACGCCGAACGAGAACGCGCCGCACCAGAAGGTCTCGTGGATGCAGCGCATGCTGAAGTGGATGATGCCCAAGGGCCCCAAGCATCAGGCGCTCGGCAAGCTCAACTTCGGCGGCATGGGCAAGCAGATGCTCGACATGATCATGAAGCGGAACAACATCATGAGCCTGCAGCAGTTGCTCGAGTCGGCCGAAGAGCAGGGCATCCGCTTCATCGCGTGCACCATGAGCATGCAGGTCATGGGCATCACCAAGCGCGACCTGCAGCCGCGGAGCAACCTCGAGTACGGTGGCGTCGCCGCCTTCGTCGAGGCCGCGCACGGCTCGGGCATGAGCCTGGTATTCTGA
- a CDS encoding protein kinase encodes MNFVSPRSGESGPRVGQLVLGWFRLDRVIGSGAYAVAFRATDVRHARPAVVKIARPHLLEGQHADQVRRRFADELRAINSIRHPNLVSVFGAGQTGDGLPAIAMEFVEGRTLADHLRGADGPMAPEMVAICFTQLASALQAIHAAGVVHRDVSPDNVMWGSDATGKPKVTLLDFGIAKLDGQSRGTVGAIGTPGFIAPEQFLGNAVPASDMYALGAILWWALAGTFHHRAVGDGVVSSFDRRSQDVGIANPGVPPSMRALVARLLDPDPGRRPSAGEFLRLWQEVSGGYRQAAPSTAAIAPPPQWGEGGGAPSLRTREDSGRHAQAVRVLLVDPNPISQKLVQGYLRKLPCAVEVTSDPRRATRSDHGQYDVVLLSSDLHGVDVGDVVAYLHEHYPERATVVTGYRRVTAEFDPHSVRMFVELPGQLAALEQLFHEIAGARSQQASDPSPWSTPARSLDASALQALIVESPELALQTVDAFIGELPESMAQLEDCSERGDADGVRRMCHSIETSSRILGADHLARLARALRELVVAEGLEVVPGFHAEMEREYGQVFRELMTVRRGLAGAHGGPG; translated from the coding sequence ATGAATTTCGTTTCTCCGCGATCCGGCGAGTCGGGCCCGCGCGTCGGCCAGCTCGTGCTGGGGTGGTTTCGGCTCGATCGCGTGATCGGGTCGGGCGCGTACGCGGTCGCATTCCGGGCCACCGATGTCCGCCACGCACGGCCTGCGGTCGTCAAGATCGCGCGGCCGCACCTGCTCGAAGGGCAACACGCGGATCAGGTACGACGGCGCTTCGCCGACGAGCTGCGCGCGATCAACAGCATCCGACATCCCAACCTCGTGTCGGTCTTCGGCGCGGGGCAGACCGGCGACGGTCTGCCGGCGATCGCGATGGAGTTCGTCGAGGGGCGCACGCTCGCGGACCACCTGCGCGGCGCCGACGGCCCGATGGCGCCCGAGATGGTCGCGATCTGCTTCACGCAGCTGGCCTCCGCACTGCAGGCGATCCACGCCGCAGGCGTGGTGCACCGCGACGTCTCGCCCGACAACGTGATGTGGGGCAGCGACGCCACCGGCAAGCCCAAGGTGACGCTGCTGGACTTCGGCATCGCGAAGCTCGATGGCCAGTCCCGCGGCACCGTCGGTGCGATCGGCACCCCGGGCTTCATCGCACCCGAGCAGTTCCTCGGCAATGCGGTGCCAGCCTCCGACATGTACGCCCTCGGCGCGATCCTCTGGTGGGCGTTGGCGGGTACATTCCACCATCGGGCGGTCGGTGATGGGGTGGTGTCATCGTTTGATCGGCGCTCGCAGGACGTCGGCATCGCCAACCCTGGTGTGCCGCCGTCGATGCGTGCGCTCGTGGCCCGACTGCTCGATCCCGATCCAGGCCGTCGTCCCAGCGCGGGCGAGTTCCTGCGGCTGTGGCAGGAGGTCAGCGGCGGCTATCGACAAGCTGCGCCGAGCACGGCCGCGATCGCTCCGCCGCCGCAGTGGGGTGAGGGCGGTGGGGCGCCGTCGCTGCGCACCCGCGAGGACTCGGGACGTCACGCCCAGGCGGTGCGGGTGTTGCTGGTCGACCCCAACCCGATCTCGCAGAAGCTCGTGCAGGGCTACCTGCGCAAGCTGCCGTGCGCGGTGGAGGTCACCAGCGACCCGCGGCGCGCGACCCGTTCGGATCATGGGCAGTACGACGTCGTCCTCTTGAGTTCGGACCTGCACGGCGTCGACGTCGGCGACGTGGTCGCGTACCTGCACGAGCACTACCCGGAGCGCGCGACCGTGGTGACGGGCTACCGTCGCGTCACCGCCGAGTTCGATCCGCACTCGGTGCGGATGTTCGTGGAGCTGCCGGGTCAGCTCGCGGCGCTCGAGCAGCTGTTCCACGAGATCGCGGGCGCGCGATCGCAGCAGGCCAGCGACCCGTCACCGTGGTCGACGCCGGCACGGTCGCTCGACGCCAGCGCGCTGCAGGCCCTCATCGTCGAGAGCCCCGAGCTGGCCCTGCAGACCGTCGACGCCTTCATCGGCGAGCTACCCGAGTCGATGGCACAGCTCGAGGACTGCAGCGAGCGTGGCGATGCCGATGGCGTGCGTCGGATGTGCCATAGCATCGAGACCAGCTCGCGCATCCTCGGCGCCGATCACCTCGCGCGGCTCGCTCGTGCCCTGCGGGAGCTGGTGGTGGCCGAGGGGCTCGAGGTGGTGCCGGGCTTCCACGCCGAGATGGAGCGGGAGTACGGCCAGGTCTTCCGCGAGCTGATGACCGTGCGCCGTGGCCTCGCCGGTGCGCACGGCGGCCCGGGCTAG
- a CDS encoding FkbM family methyltransferase, giving the protein MEYLLAPAACELPGPFELIDAPETIDDAAALLERFGAAASGPGPVTPVLATPQWPSWVFGPRRAELPEHARVLLVPDGNVWGFTAFARALAKWPSVACSGPIGPDEARDHVTQFGKIAVDEGILVERDRDTLRFLQQRAAAHPEAVAAVRALLADEVSRATYDRLIYGTLSDLFEHYVRTVGRTVQYFECLRWSPGMVIVNGGVQEGFELPYFAALTGGDLRVISADPSGFDRLSGFARPIVEALPGAFVEVREALWSHGGRVRLPITDDGTVLSQYKDRNLHHFEEVESPCTSVDGLVAAQRLERVDLVKLDVEGAEPAVIDGMTATLARHRPQLAISIYHWPEHMWELPLRLAAMLDDYDFHVRHYSYGRWECILYAVPRERLP; this is encoded by the coding sequence ATGGAGTATCTGCTCGCCCCCGCCGCGTGTGAGCTCCCCGGGCCGTTCGAGCTCATCGATGCGCCCGAGACCATCGACGACGCGGCGGCCCTGCTCGAGCGCTTCGGCGCCGCCGCGAGCGGCCCCGGCCCCGTGACGCCCGTGCTCGCGACGCCGCAGTGGCCGTCGTGGGTGTTCGGCCCCCGGCGCGCGGAGCTGCCCGAGCACGCGCGGGTGTTGTTGGTGCCCGACGGCAACGTGTGGGGCTTCACGGCATTCGCACGCGCGCTCGCGAAGTGGCCGAGCGTGGCCTGCAGCGGGCCCATTGGCCCCGACGAGGCGCGCGATCACGTCACGCAGTTCGGCAAGATCGCCGTCGACGAGGGCATCCTCGTCGAGCGCGACCGCGACACCTTGCGGTTCCTGCAGCAGCGCGCCGCCGCCCACCCCGAGGCGGTCGCCGCCGTGCGGGCGCTGCTCGCCGACGAGGTGAGCCGCGCGACCTACGATCGGCTGATCTACGGCACGCTCAGTGATCTCTTCGAGCACTACGTGCGCACGGTCGGCCGCACGGTGCAGTACTTCGAGTGTCTGCGCTGGTCACCGGGCATGGTCATCGTCAACGGCGGCGTGCAGGAGGGCTTCGAGCTGCCGTACTTCGCCGCGCTCACCGGCGGCGACCTGCGGGTGATCAGCGCCGACCCCAGTGGCTTCGATCGTCTCAGCGGATTCGCGCGCCCGATCGTCGAGGCGTTGCCGGGTGCCTTCGTCGAGGTCCGCGAGGCGCTGTGGTCCCACGGCGGTCGCGTGCGGCTGCCGATCACCGACGACGGCACCGTGCTCAGCCAGTACAAGGATCGCAACCTCCATCACTTCGAGGAGGTCGAGTCCCCCTGCACGAGCGTGGACGGGCTCGTCGCCGCGCAGCGGCTCGAGCGCGTCGACCTCGTGAAGCTCGACGTCGAAGGGGCCGAGCCTGCGGTGATCGACGGCATGACCGCGACCCTGGCGCGACATCGACCCCAGCTCGCGATCTCCATCTACCACTGGCCGGAGCACATGTGGGAGCTGCCGCTGCGGCTCGCGGCGATGCTCGACGACTACGACTTCCACGTGCGCCACTACTCCTACGGTCGCTGGGAGTGCATCCTCTACGCGGTGCCGCGCGAGCGCCTGCCGTAA
- a CDS encoding VOC family protein, producing the protein MKYLHTMIRVLDLPAALEFFGALGLSEQRRRDEPNGRFTLVFLATAPGEPELELTHNWDQREPYDGGRNFGHVAYEVDDIYAVCARLQAAGVTILRPPRDGRMAFVRSPDAISVELLQRGEALAPAEPWSSMPNTGSW; encoded by the coding sequence ATGAAGTACCTCCACACGATGATCCGCGTGCTCGATCTCCCCGCTGCGCTCGAGTTCTTCGGTGCGCTCGGCTTGAGCGAGCAACGGCGCCGCGACGAGCCCAACGGGCGCTTCACGCTGGTGTTCCTCGCCACCGCGCCCGGCGAGCCGGAGCTCGAGCTCACGCACAACTGGGACCAGCGCGAGCCGTACGACGGCGGCCGCAACTTCGGGCACGTCGCATACGAGGTCGATGACATCTACGCGGTGTGTGCTCGGCTGCAGGCCGCGGGGGTGACCATCTTGCGTCCGCCCCGCGACGGTCGCATGGCGTTCGTGCGCTCGCCCGACGCGATCTCGGTGGAGCTGTTGCAGCGCGGCGAGGCGCTCGCACCGGCCGAGCCGTGGTCGTCGATGCCGAACACCGGCAGCTGGTAG
- a CDS encoding CBS domain-containing protein gives MAVAVAEIMNHEVFSVRTGDRAELVLRHLVALGITGAPVLDADGVTIGFVSLRALLDARAGGSVAAYMSVPPACIDEGASIREVAERMAESSRHHLVVVDAAGHAVGVVSSLDVIRGLIGRPAPHPDAFPHFDARTGVVWSNDVQLGFSALTEVPASAGLFVLIEAAPGRPNRVVWSEGTDDLAHRLRTLLSTPAAAPAHLVDAALSGRLWFRWAATGAHALPARS, from the coding sequence ATGGCGGTCGCGGTCGCGGAAATCATGAACCACGAGGTCTTCAGCGTCCGCACTGGGGATCGTGCCGAGCTGGTGCTGCGGCACTTGGTGGCGCTCGGAATCACCGGCGCGCCGGTGCTCGACGCCGACGGCGTCACGATCGGCTTCGTCTCGCTGCGCGCGTTGCTCGACGCGCGCGCGGGTGGCTCGGTGGCTGCGTACATGAGCGTGCCGCCGGCGTGCATCGACGAGGGCGCGTCGATCCGCGAGGTCGCCGAGCGCATGGCCGAGAGCTCGCGTCACCACCTGGTGGTGGTCGATGCCGCAGGGCACGCGGTCGGCGTGGTGTCGTCGCTCGACGTGATCCGCGGTCTCATCGGTCGGCCCGCGCCGCACCCCGATGCGTTCCCCCACTTCGATGCGCGCACCGGTGTGGTGTGGTCGAACGACGTGCAGCTGGGCTTCTCGGCGCTCACCGAGGTGCCCGCGAGCGCGGGGCTCTTCGTGCTGATCGAAGCCGCACCGGGTCGACCCAACCGCGTGGTCTGGTCCGAGGGCACCGACGATCTCGCCCATCGCCTGCGCACGTTGCTGTCGACGCCCGCGGCCGCGCCGGCGCACCTGGTCGACGCGGCGCTCTCGGGACGGTTGTGGTTTCGCTGGGCCGCGACCGGCGCGCACGCGTTGCCCGCCCGCTCGTAG
- a CDS encoding beta-lactamase family protein translates to MRLPGWLVATALCSTTACSRGPAPPRPPVVAVTPHLPVAFDAAAVDAWMAAQLQQRGLVGVQLAIARGGELVFSRSYGRARVGGAKLSDDTAFAIGSITKQFVCAAAAMLEHDGKLALTDPVAKYQPELTRASDITLDDLGAHLSGYRDFYPLDFLDQRMRTPTTPAAVIQRYATAPLDFEPRTRWSYSNTGFLVLGRVIEQVGGTPLGPWLRTHVFAPLHMDHSHFEPAPQTAGLATGHTRFALGEPSPTPREASGWIDAAGGIWATASDLVRWDLGLLAGTVVPPDARAKLTTARTLADGRSTDYGCGLGVRRQSGDELWSHSGAVSGFVAYNTVIPRTGTAVVLLANTEGSSVGDLHAELVAMMLAVPEQVPIVAGPGAVEVAGQLFAQLQRGTLDRTRLSSELSAYYDPARVRAAAGRLRELGTPVRIEADRARERGGLEVTHLRLVFADRTVKALMYRRPDGTVEEFLLLHD, encoded by the coding sequence ATGCGCCTTCCGGGTTGGCTCGTCGCGACCGCGCTGTGCAGCACGACGGCGTGCTCGCGCGGGCCGGCGCCCCCGCGGCCACCGGTCGTCGCCGTGACGCCGCACCTGCCGGTCGCCTTCGACGCCGCCGCGGTCGACGCGTGGATGGCGGCGCAGCTGCAGCAGCGCGGGCTGGTCGGCGTGCAGCTTGCCATCGCCCGCGGCGGCGAGCTGGTGTTCTCGCGCAGCTACGGCCGCGCGCGCGTCGGCGGTGCGAAGCTCAGCGACGACACCGCGTTCGCGATCGGCTCGATCACCAAGCAGTTCGTGTGTGCCGCCGCCGCGATGCTCGAGCACGACGGCAAGCTCGCGCTCACCGATCCGGTGGCGAAGTACCAACCCGAGCTCACGCGCGCCAGCGACATCACGCTCGACGATCTCGGCGCCCACCTGTCGGGCTATCGTGATTTCTACCCGCTGGACTTCCTCGACCAGCGCATGCGCACGCCGACCACCCCGGCGGCGGTCATCCAGCGCTACGCGACCGCGCCGCTGGACTTCGAGCCACGCACGCGGTGGTCGTACAGCAACACCGGGTTCCTCGTGCTCGGTCGGGTCATCGAGCAGGTCGGCGGCACGCCGCTGGGGCCGTGGCTGCGCACCCACGTGTTCGCGCCGCTGCACATGGACCACAGCCACTTCGAGCCCGCGCCGCAGACCGCGGGACTGGCCACCGGCCACACCCGCTTCGCACTCGGCGAGCCGAGCCCGACCCCGCGCGAAGCCAGCGGCTGGATCGATGCGGCCGGCGGCATCTGGGCCACTGCGAGCGACCTCGTGCGCTGGGACCTGGGCCTGCTGGCCGGCACCGTCGTGCCACCCGACGCCCGCGCGAAGCTGACGACCGCGCGCACCCTCGCCGACGGTCGTAGCACCGACTACGGCTGCGGGCTCGGCGTGCGGCGACAGTCCGGCGACGAGCTGTGGAGCCACTCGGGTGCGGTCAGCGGCTTCGTCGCCTACAACACCGTGATCCCGCGGACCGGCACCGCCGTGGTCTTGTTGGCCAACACCGAGGGCAGCAGCGTGGGCGACCTGCACGCGGAGCTGGTCGCGATGATGCTCGCGGTGCCCGAGCAGGTGCCGATCGTCGCCGGCCCCGGTGCGGTCGAGGTCGCGGGGCAGCTGTTCGCCCAGCTGCAGCGCGGCACCCTCGATCGCACGCGGCTGTCGAGCGAGCTGTCGGCCTACTACGACCCCGCGCGCGTGCGTGCGGCCGCGGGGCGCTTGCGCGAGCTCGGCACGCCCGTGCGCATCGAGGCCGACCGAGCGCGCGAGCGCGGCGGCCTCGAGGTCACGCACCTGCGGCTGGTGTTCGCCGATCGCACCGTCAAGGCGCTGATGTACCGGCGGCCCGATGGCACCGTCGAGGAGTTCCTGCTGTTGCACGACTGA
- a CDS encoding DUF1592 domain-containing protein — protein MQRNTRAVVIMGALALASGCYTGVGEGRADGQAEGGSTGLTGAAEAGGSDGDSTGGGAEAQDPGRVTLHRLNRAEYDNTMRDLFWGLDVSPAENFPADDHSFGFDNIADVLSVTSLLFDLYERAVDGVLDAAFTSTGGGETVRGEAEGGTATGGSTLGDAWLLSTTGTVTLPFEVATAGDYTVRVRAWQQAAGPEDAELELTVDGVAHGTTAVAATVDAPGVYEFAVTLDAGTRSISAGFTNDYYDMATSADRNLAVDWIELEAPGGPGGATDVRAKLLTCEPVAGSEATCAREILAAFAPRAWRRPLAPGELDELVALTQSALDEGDGFEDALRHALKAVLLSPYFVFRVEIDPDPESTTPHPVDDYELASRLSYFLWSSMPDDELFAVAEAGTLGDPEVMAEQVVRMIDDERAEALMANFAGQWLYIRAVQPDIVKDALLFPDYDPELNVAMRTEMELFFRSFVTERRSLRELLTAEESFVDARLAGLYGVPAPAGTGFSPVSLAGANRRGILTMAGLMTVLSHPQTSSPVKRGKWVLEQLLCAPPPPPPPNVSPVPAEPLPDASVREQLEEHRKNPSCAGCHNLIDPLGLGLEHYDPIGAYRTSDGGKPVDASGNLPDGTTFQDGLEMVTLLSTRDDFTRCTVQHAATYALGRGMGDADAPYIDEILANAEEGGFALEDLALAIATSDIFRMRQPQEAP, from the coding sequence ATGCAACGTAACACGCGAGCCGTCGTGATCATGGGAGCGCTGGCGCTCGCGTCGGGTTGCTACACCGGCGTCGGCGAGGGCCGAGCCGATGGGCAAGCCGAGGGCGGCAGCACGGGACTCACCGGCGCCGCGGAGGCCGGTGGCAGCGACGGCGACTCGACCGGAGGCGGCGCCGAGGCGCAGGACCCCGGGCGCGTCACGCTGCACCGACTCAACCGCGCCGAGTACGACAACACCATGCGCGACCTGTTCTGGGGTCTCGACGTGTCGCCGGCCGAGAACTTCCCCGCCGACGATCACAGCTTCGGCTTCGACAACATCGCCGACGTCCTCAGCGTCACCTCGCTGCTGTTCGACCTGTACGAGCGTGCGGTCGACGGCGTGCTCGATGCCGCGTTCACCTCGACCGGCGGCGGCGAGACCGTGCGCGGCGAGGCCGAGGGCGGCACCGCCACCGGCGGCTCGACGCTCGGCGACGCCTGGCTGCTCAGCACCACCGGCACGGTCACGCTGCCGTTCGAGGTCGCGACCGCCGGCGACTACACCGTGCGTGTGCGCGCGTGGCAGCAGGCCGCTGGCCCCGAGGACGCCGAGCTCGAGCTCACCGTCGACGGCGTCGCCCACGGCACCACAGCGGTCGCGGCCACCGTCGACGCCCCCGGCGTGTACGAGTTCGCGGTCACGCTCGACGCCGGCACCCGCAGCATCTCGGCCGGCTTCACCAACGACTACTACGACATGGCCACGAGCGCCGATCGCAACCTCGCGGTCGACTGGATCGAGCTCGAGGCCCCCGGCGGCCCCGGTGGTGCGACCGACGTGCGCGCCAAGCTGCTCACGTGCGAGCCGGTGGCCGGCAGCGAGGCCACCTGCGCCCGCGAGATCCTGGCCGCGTTCGCGCCGCGGGCATGGCGTCGACCGCTCGCGCCCGGCGAGCTCGACGAGCTGGTCGCACTGACGCAGTCGGCGCTCGACGAGGGCGACGGCTTCGAAGATGCCCTCCGCCACGCGCTCAAGGCGGTGCTGCTCTCGCCCTACTTCGTGTTCCGCGTCGAGATCGATCCCGATCCCGAGTCGACCACGCCCCACCCGGTCGACGACTACGAGCTCGCGTCGCGCCTGTCGTACTTCCTGTGGAGCAGCATGCCCGACGACGAGTTGTTCGCGGTCGCCGAGGCCGGCACGCTGGGCGACCCCGAGGTCATGGCCGAGCAGGTCGTGCGCATGATCGACGACGAGCGCGCCGAGGCGCTGATGGCCAACTTTGCCGGCCAGTGGCTCTACATCCGCGCGGTCCAGCCCGACATCGTCAAGGACGCGCTGCTGTTCCCGGACTACGACCCCGAGCTCAACGTCGCGATGCGCACGGAGATGGAGCTGTTCTTCCGCTCCTTCGTGACCGAGCGTCGCAGCCTCCGCGAGCTGCTCACCGCCGAGGAGAGCTTCGTCGACGCGCGGCTGGCTGGGCTCTACGGCGTGCCGGCACCGGCCGGCACCGGCTTCTCGCCGGTCAGCCTCGCGGGCGCCAACCGCCGCGGCATCCTCACGATGGCGGGCCTGATGACCGTGCTCAGCCACCCGCAGACGTCCTCGCCGGTCAAGCGCGGCAAGTGGGTGCTCGAGCAGCTGCTGTGTGCACCGCCGCCGCCACCACCGCCCAATGTTTCGCCGGTGCCGGCCGAGCCGCTGCCCGACGCGAGTGTGCGCGAGCAGCTCGAGGAGCACCGCAAGAACCCCTCGTGCGCGGGCTGCCACAACCTCATCGATCCGCTCGGTCTCGGGCTCGAGCACTACGATCCGATCGGGGCCTACCGCACCAGCGATGGCGGCAAGCCGGTCGATGCCAGCGGCAACCTGCCCGACGGCACCACCTTCCAGGACGGCCTCGAGATGGTGACGCTGCTCTCCACCCGCGACGACTTCACGCGGTGCACCGTGCAACACGCAGCCACCTACGCGCTGGGCCGCGGCATGGGCGACGCCGATGCGCCCTACATCGACGAGATCCTCGCGAATGCCGAGGAGGGTGGCTTCGCCCTCGAGGACCTCGCGCTCGCCATCGCCACCAGTGACATCTTCCGCATGCGCCAGCCGCAGGAGGCCCCATGA